Proteins encoded in a region of the Ranitomeya imitator isolate aRanImi1 chromosome 9, aRanImi1.pri, whole genome shotgun sequence genome:
- the LOC138649635 gene encoding streptococcal hemagglutinin-like has protein sequence MPSSATVTNDRAMPSSATVTRDGAMPSSATVTRDRAMPSSATVTRDGAMPSSATVTRDRAMPSSATVTRDRAMPSSATVTRDRAMPSSATVTRDRAMPSSATVTRDRAMPSSATVTREKAMPSSATVTRDRAMPSSATVTRDRAMPSSATVTRDRAMPSSATVTRDRAMPSSATVTRDRAMPSSATVTREKAMPSSATVTRDRAMPSSATVTRDRAMPSSATVTRDRAMPSSATVTREKAMPSSATVTREPLFREETDDPSSPAEREDSLASSCPSTLVLSGILERLQLIEERAQQKRAQALAIRDFHKKNIREKAVHLASMFGCSDIPQNKLVPLSPSHLPSKLPLCEPQVSDSSAPSSPSISDSALCAFPSDKINPPSPGSSHVPSTFPCHDSPFSDPSPSSSSCASDLFPRLSQPRKVSVPGDQYLCLLLT, from the exons ATGCCTTCCTCAGCTACTGTAACCAATGACAGAGCTATGCCTTCCTCAGCTACTGTAACCAGAGACGGAGCTATGCCTTCCTCAGCTACTGTAACCAGAGACAGAGCTATGCCTTCCTCAGCTACTGTAACCAGAGATGGAGCTATGCCTTCCTCAGCTACTGTAACCAGAGACAGAGCTATGCCTTCCTCAGCTACTGTAACCAGAGACAGAGCTATGCCTTCCTCAGCTACTGTAACCAGAGACAGAGCTATGCCTTCCTCAGCTACTGTAACCAGAGACAGAGCTATGCCTTCCTCAGCTACTGTAACCAGAGACAGAGCTATGCCTTCCTCAGCTACTGTAACCAGAGAGAAAGCTATGCCTTCCTCAGCTACTGTAACCAGAGACAGAGCTATGCCTTCCTCAGCTACTGTAACCAGAGACAGAGCTATGCCTTCCTCAGCTACTGTAACCAGAGACAGAGCTATGCCTTCCTCAGCTACTGTAACCAGAGACAGAGCTATGCCTTCCTCAGCTACTGTAACCAGAGACAGAGCTATGCCTTCCTCAGCTACTGTAACCAGAGAGAAAGCTATGCCTTCCTCAGCTACTGTAACCAGAGACAGAGCTATGCCTTCCTCAGCTACTGTAACCAGAGACAGAGCTATGCCTTCCTCAGCTACTGTAACCAGAGACAGAGCTATGCCTTCCTCAGCTACTGTAACCAGAGAGAAAGCTATGCCTTCCTCAGCTACTGTAACCAGAGAGCCACTATTTAGAGAAGAGACAGATGACCCTTCCAGTCCTGCAGAAAGAGAAGACTCTCTCGCCTCTTCCTGTCCTTCCACTCTTGTTCTGTCTGGAATCTTAGAGCGTCTGCAGCTCATTGAAGAAAGGGCTCAGCAG AAAAGAGCTCAGGCTTTAGCAATAAGAGATTTTCATAAAAAGAATATTAGAGAGAAAGCAGTGCACTTGGCCTCAATGTTTGGATGTTCGGATATCCCTCAG AATAAACTTGTTCCCCTCAGTCCGTCCCATCTTCCATCTAAACTTCCTTTATGTGAACCCCAAGTCTCTGACTCATCTGCTCCCTCGTCTCCATCCATCTCTGACTCCGCACTCTGCGCTTTTCCATCTGACAAG ATCAATCCCCCATCCCCCGGCTCATCCCATGTTCCATCTACATTTCCTTGTCATGACTCTCCATTCTCTGACCCATCTCCATCATCTTCATCATGTGCTTCTGATCTCTTTCCCCGTCTTTCTCAGCCTAGAAAGGTATCGGTGCCTGGAGACCAATATCTGTGTCTGTTACTGACGTGA